TCGGAACTGGTGGTATCTCGCCGCTCGTGCGAGCGATTCCGCCGGCACTCGAGGGAATTGGCGCGCGGTTGACCGGGACGGCAGTCGGCTTCATTTTTGCCGTCGGTGAAATTGGTGGCTTCTTCGGTCCGGTGCTCATCGGCGTGCTCCACGACGTGACGGACTCGTACGTTCCCGGTTTTGGCCTGCTCGCAGCGGGTGGGTTGGTCGTGGTGCTCGCCGGAACAGCACTCGTGTCGCTCGAGGAGTGAGCCGAGATTGAGTGCTATCAGAGCTACCCGTGACTCTCACCACGCCGGTCGAGGCCCCCGTCGTTCAGACTGAAAGTCTGCGTGCTGGGCGTACGCTGGTGGCAGTCGAGGGGAGAGTTTTCACTCCAGAGTACGTACCGACTGCTATGGCGGTATACGAACGCCAGACTCGAGTGCGCGCTCCACTCGAAGATGTCTGGGAGTTTCACTCGAACGTCTCCGGTCTCGAGACGCTGACACCCGATTGGCTCGGCTTGCGCGTTGAGTCTGTCGTCGGCCCTGATGGCGAGCCAGATCCTGCCGTCCTCGAGGCAGGGTCGACGATTTCGCTTTCGTTGCAGCCCTTCGGGGTTGGCCTGCGCCAACACTGGACCTCGGTAATTCGCGTCCGCGAACGAACCAACGGGACAGCGTACTTCCGCGATACGATGGCCGACGGACCGTTCAAGACGTGGATTCACACGCACGTCTTCTATGCTGATGGCGACGAGACGATCCTTCGGGACCACGTCGAATACGAACTGCTGGGGCCACTCGATGGAGTCACTGCACCGTTCTCCATGCTCGGCTTTGAGGCCATGTTTCGCAACCGCCACCAACAAACAAAGGCTGTACTCGAGTGAGGGCGGTTTTCGGAACACGTTTGCAGGCGACGCCGCGTTGAACGAACGTGAGTCGGACTGATCTCGAGACGACGCCATACGCGGCGCTCGTGTTTGCGGTACTGGCTGCAAGTACGAGCGCGATTTTGGTCCGCTGGAGTCATGCGCCGAGTTCAGTTGCGGCGCTGTACCGCGTCGTCTTCACCATCGCACTTATCGCACCCATTGCCTTCTTTCGCTACCGCGATGCGTTCGGACAACTCTCGAGGCGAGATTTCGGATTCGCAGCCATTGCCGGGGTTGCACTGGCCATCCACTTTGCGGCCTGGTTCGAGAGCCTCAACTACACGAGCGTGGCCGCGAGTGTGACGCTTGTCCAGACACAGCCGCTGTTTGTCGCACTCGGTGCCGCGCTGGTCCTCAACGAGCGCGTCTCCCGCACGGCTGTGTTTGGAATCGTTGTCGCCATCGTCGGCGCTGGCGCGATGTCTTTTGGCGATGCCGGACAGGCACCGCTGGCGGATGCAACCTTCTATGGGAACGCGCTGGCGCTGCTTGGTGCGATTACCGTCGCCGGGTACGTCCTCGCCGGCCGGTCTATCCGCCAGCGCGTCTCACTGGTTCCGTACGTGACGGTTGTCTACACGGCGTGTGCGGCGACCTTATTCGTCCTCGTCGGTGTGCAAGGCCACGACTACGTCGCCTATCCAGCCCACGAGTGGCTGCTCTTTCTCGCCATGGCGATCGGCCCCGGCGTCTTCGGGCACACGGTTATCAACTGGGTCTTGAAACATCTCGAGTCAGTTGTCGTCAGCGTCGCCTGGCTCGGTGAACCCGTTGGTGCGACGATTCTCGCACTGGTCTTGCTTGAGGAGATTCCGGACGCCGTTACGGTGGTTGGCGGACTCGTCGTCCTCGCAGGTATCTACATTACGACGATTGAGCGCGAGCGCCGGACCAGCGCGACAGCGCAGTGAGCGGTCTTTTCTGGCCCTCTCGAGTGCCATGAGCCTATTCGTCGATGTCACCGTCGGCTGCTGTGTCCGTCTCTGGCTCGTGTACTGTGCGCTGGTCGGTCTCCTCGTCTGCGCGACGCTCGTCATCGGCCCCCTCGGCCGACGTATCCGTCTCGGGTTCGTGTCCCGTGCGCTGGTCGGCATCCCCATCTGAGCGGCTCTCATCATCAGCCGCGTCGTCCATCAGTTCCGTTGGATCGACCTCGAGGTCGGTGCGTGAGTCTGTCCCTGTCTCTCGCTCGCCGGTGTCGCCACCTGGAGCGCGCTCGTCGGTCGTCTTCTCGAGCGGGTCCTGCCGCTCGGGATCGGTCGTGTTCGACTCGTCGATTTCACCCATCGGGTCGACCTCCTGCGTCGGTTCCGGATCGGCAGCAGTGTGGCGGTCAGCGTCGTCTCGGCGCTCGGTGTCGTCGTCCCGCGCAGCCGCGTCTGAAATCGGCTCGTCGACGGAGTCCGTTCCGACCCCACGGTCGGACTGGCCAGCGTCGATCTCGGGATCGGTCACCGTCGATCCGACTGGCTCGCCGGGAGTGTACTCGTCGTCGTCTCGATCCGCCGTTGACCGATCGTCGTGGTCGAGATCGTCGCCTGGGTCTGCCCGCGAGGTGACTGCCTCGGCTGGTGCTGCCGCCTCGAGTTGGATCGTGTCTGCCGTGTTATTCGCGACGGCGTCCCCGGCGACCGGGATGGTGTCGTCGGCGCTGCCGTCCCAGTCGAACACGGCCGCGATCGTGTTGATCATCCCCGGTTCGGGGTCGACGAATGCAGTCTCGTGCTCAATTTCTGCGACGACGCCGATTGTGTCGCCGTCGGCACTTTCGACACGCTTTCCGATATCGTCGTCAGTGAACGTCGGGCACATATGCGTGCCTCGAGTCTGCTGACAGAAGTGTTCGTGCCTGCAACGGCCGGGATGTCATCCGACCGCGAACAACCGACGCTCTCGAGTCCGTCAGCAATCTGGAAGTGGATTGTGTCTGCGTGGTTCACTTACGCTTCGTGATCGCCAGCAATGGCCGAGCGCGTGCCATTGCTGGTCGTTGTCTCCGTCGAATCGCGGCCATCGGTCAGCGTCACGTGAACCTCCTCGGGCGTCCACCCGCTCGCACGGTCGATGCGAACGAGTCGGGCCTGTGGAGCCAGATCGTCGGTCAGACCTTGACGCCGGATACAGACGTAGCACTGAACCGCTGCCTCCGCGGCAACGGTGTGCGTGACCGCCGCTTCGGTCGACTGGCCAGACGAGCCAACCACGAGGCCAACGATGATCGACTCGTCGAAATCCGTCTCCTCGAGAAACGCCTGTTCGTCCGCAGGTCGATCCGGATCAAGTCCCCGTTCCTCGATGATGCGTTCCGGTGGCTCAAACCGCTCGAGGTGGGCCGGTTCAGTCGCCAGTATCGCGCCGGGCTGGGACCACCAGCCGCCGACGGTGGAAAACGAGCGGCTCTCGAACTCGAGGCGGTCGGCACTGAACGATGGGCGAGCGCAGACTGCTGGCCCGGAGACGGTACAGCCAGCGAGCATCGTACTGCCGAGCGTTGCGAGGAGGGCACGGCGTCGCATGCCACAGGCTCTCGTCGCCATTGCCTAAGGTGTTGCTCGCCCGGTTGTCGCAACCGCGGCGTTCTTGCTCACTCGCTTGCATCGACGCCGGGCGGTGCGTTCATTGTGCCAGCCGACACAGCAGACGTATGCACGTCGTCGTCAACGCCGCCATGAGCGCGGACGGAAAGCTCTCCTCGAGACGCCGCGAACAGATCGCGATCAGCGGTGAGTCGGATTTCGAGCGCGTCGACCGTTTGCGGGCCGACAGCGATGCCGTCGTCGTCGGCGTTGGGACTGTGCTCGCCGACGATCCACGGCTGACCGTCAAAGACGAGACGTTGCGAGAGCGACGAGTCGAGCGTGGTGACCCCGAAAATCCCGCCCGCGTCGTTATCGACTCGAAGGCACGAACGCCGGCTGACGCCGAAATCGTCAACGACGACGCCGAGACGTACGTCTGCGTGAGCGAGGCTGCACCCGTTGGACGACGGATGGACCTCGCTGATCGTGCAGAACTCGTGACTGCGGGCGACGACCGCGTTGATCTCCTGCGCGCGTTCGCCGCGCTTCAGGCTGCCGGCCTCGAGCGGATCATGGTCGAAGGCGGCGGCGAACTCATCTTCTCGCTGTTCGAAAACGGGCTGGTCGACGAACTCCGCGTGTTCGTCGGTCCGAAGATCATCGGCGGCCGAGAGGCACCGACGCTGGCCGACGGCGACGGATTTGTCGCTGACTTTCCGACGCTCGAACTCGAGACACTCGAGCGACTCGACGACGGCGCGCTGTTAGTCTGGAACGCGTAACGAGAATACGAGTTAATTTTGACAGTCACATAGCGACAGATTAATACGACGTTTTCGCGACGTTGTCGACAGATGCCGACAACAGGACCGACTCATGACGTATCGATCCGCGGCGTACTCCCGCCGACGATAACTGCCTACACCGCTGACGAAGAACTCGACCTCGAGGCAACGGCGGCTCACGCCCGATTCGTCGTTGACCGGGGCGTCCACGGGGTGTTCCCGCTCGGAACGAACGGCGAGTTCCCGATGCTCAAGCCTGACGAGCGCGCAGCGGTTATCGGAGCCGTCGTCGACGAAGTGGGCGACGAAGTGCCGGTGATCGCCGGTGTCAGCGCCCCAAGCACCCGAAACACCGTCTCGTATGCTCTCGATGCGGAGGCAAGCGGTGCAGATGCCGTCGTCGTCGGTATTCCCTACTACTACCCAATCGATAGCGCGGCCATCGTCGAACACTACGAGGAAGTCACCGACGCGGTTGACATCCCGGTCTACATCTATCACTTCCCAGCGCGGATGGGCAACAAACTCGAGTTAGAGACGCTCGACCGGATCGCCGCGATCGACGGCATCGTCGGTGTCAAAGACTCGAGTGGCGATGTGGCGTGGCTCGGTCAGGCTATCGACCAGAACCCGGACCTGACGTACCTTGCTGGCCTCGACTCGCTGTTGTTCGCCGAACTCGAGATTGGCTGTACGGGTCTCGTCAGCGCCGTCTCGAACATCTTCCCGGAACTTACCGTTGACCTCTATGAGTCCTATGTCGAGGGCGAGGAGGCACACGCTCGAGAACTCCAGAGCACCGTCTTCGATATCTGGAAGGCAGTCGACCGCGGCCCCTACCTCGGCGGCGTGAAGTCCGCACTCGACTTGCATCCCGAGGTCGAGTTCGACCCCGGTCCAATGCGTCGGCCGCTCCAGCGCATGAGCGACCGGGAAGAGGTCCAACTCGAGCGAACACTGCGGACGCTCGATCTGATCTAAGAGAGTCATCCGTCATCCCTTTCCTCGCTCACCCCCTAGGGCGGGTATGGAACACGCAACGTTCGGCGGCGGCTGTTTCTGGTGTGTCGAAGCCGCGTTCAAGGAACTCGAGGGAGTCAACACGGTTACGTCCGGCTACGCTGGCGGTCACGTCGAAAACCCGACCTACGAAGCAGTCTGTGCAGAGTCGACCGGCCACGCTGAGGTTGTCCAGATTGAGTACGACCCAGCCGAGATCACCTATCCAGACCTGCTCGAGGTCTTCTTTACGATTCACGACCCAACGACGAAAGACCGCGAGGGACCCGACGTTGGCTCGCAGTATCGCTCGGCGATTTACACCCACGACCGCGACCAACTCGAGACCGCAACCCAGTTCGTCGACGCCCTCGAGAACGATGGACTGTACGAGGGGATTGTGACGGAAATCGAGCCACTCGAGCGGTTCTACGAGGCGGAAGCGTATCATCAGGACTACTTCGAAAAGAATCCAAACGATGCGTATTGTACGATGCACGCGGCTCCGAAAGTCGAGAAAGTGCGCGAGCAGTTCAGCGAGAACGCGCCAACGAGTACGTAACTGCATGCGTTTGCTGTTTGAGTGAGACGTCCAACACCGCGAGCGACGATTCGGAGCGAGCGGGCTTTTTCATCGAAGTTTTTGCACGAGGGTGAGCGAGTCCAGCGAGCGAACCCGAGGTGGAAAAAGTTCGGATTGCGTGCTGTACGATGCATGCTGCGCCGAAAGTGGAGAAAGTTCGGGCGCAGTTCGGCGAGAACGCGCCGACGAGTACGTAACTGCGTGTGTTCGCTGTCTGAGTGAGTTGTCCAACAGCCGCGAGCGACGACCCGGAGCGAGCGGACTTTTTCATCGAAGTTTTTGCACGAGGGTGAGCGAGTCCAGCGAGCGAACCCGAGGTGGAAAAAGTTCGGATTGCGTGCTGTACGATGCACGCCGCACCGAAAGTGGAGAAAGTTCGGGCGCAGTTCGGCGAGAACGTGACTCCTGAACAGTAACGGAGTGTGTTCACGTTCCGGCTGTTGACAGTTCGTTACGACGAGTTTGCCGATGAACCGGGATTGTCGAGATCGTCTGATTCCTCGTCGGCAGCCGACTCGAGGTCGGTATCGAAGACGAACGAATCGAACTCGCCGTCGGACTCGAGGACGACGGTTTCGCCCGCAGTCACCGACTCACCGGGCGCAACGGCAATGTCATCGATGTCGACCGTCGGTGGAAAGAGCAGGTCGACGCGGCTTCCAAAGGCAATGTGGCCCAGTCGGTCGCCGCGCTCGAGGTCGTCGCCGGGTTCGGTGTAGGGAAAGATTCGGCGAGCGAACGCACCGGCGATGAGGGTGACGGTGGCGTTGCTGGGTTCGTCAGTTGTGGGAAGCTGGTCGGAGTCGATCTCGAGGGAGACGTGGACGCGTTCGTTTCGGTCCGACTCTTTGGAAAAGGCGGGTTTGTGGGCACCAGAGACGTGCTCGACATCGGTGACGTGACCGCCAAAGGGCGCGCGGATGACGTGGACGTGCCAGACGTTCATGAAGACGCCGAGGCGGACGCGGTCACCCTCTTTGCGTAAGACGGAGACTTTTCCGTCGGCTGGTGAGACGACACCGGTTGGCGGCGCTCTGCGGTCTGGATCTCGAAAGAACGCGAGGACACCGAGGCCGACTGCGAGCGAGAGCACGGCCGCCGTCGCGCTGATGACGAGCGCGAACGGGGCGGCCACCAGTGGGAGCAGGGCGTACTTCCAGCCCCCCGGAGCGATGTTCATAGCTGTCCCCACGCGCGCGACTCGTATGGCCGTTACGGACGGCTATGGGCGACCAACTGCCAGGCTGGGCTACCTGTGTGCTTCGATTGCCAGTCGAATCCGGTTCGCAAAGACGTTCATCTCTCCCGTTGCGTGATTGCTCTTACTCACGAACGCCGTTACTCCCGCCTCGAGTGCGTCTTCGACGAGTGGCTCGAGGGGATTGCCGGTAAAGAGAATAAATGGAATATCTGGCATGCCGGGTGTTGCGTCGCCGTTGATCGAGGCCGCAAGGTCGAGGCCGCTTTCTTCGAGCAGTTCGTAACTCGAGATCAGACAGTCGTAGCCCGTTTCCTCGAGGGCGGATCGAGCCTCCGGTGCGGTGGCGACAGTTTCGACGTCGAACCCGTGTACTGTCTGTAACGTATCACTGACGTGGGTGGTGAGGAAGTCACTGTCTTCGACGAGGAGAACGGTGTACGATGACATAGACAGATAACGGAATCAGGATACGATAAATGATTTGGCACCACGGCCGGAACGCCTATACGTCTTCGTCAATCGCTGTGGCGGCTGGAAGGGTAAACGAGACGGTGGTCCCATCACCGGGCGCTGACTCGATCCAGATGCGCCCGTCGTGGCGCTCGACGATCCGTCGACAGAGTGCAAGCCCGATGCCTGTGCCGTCGTACTCCTCGCGACTGTGCAGTCGCTGAAAGACCTGAAACACGCGATCCGTTTCCGCTGGATCGATACCGATACCGTTGTCGACAACCGAAACCGTCCACGACTGTCCGTCTCGAGTGGCAGAGACGGCTATTTCCGGTGGACCCTCGCCGCTGTATTCGATGGCATTCGACAGCAGGTTTTGGAACAACTGTCGCAACTGACTGGCATCGCCGTAGACAGTCGGCAATGACTCAGCCGTAATCTCGGCGCTCGAGTCTTCGATTTTCATTTGGAGATCCATCATGACGTCGTCGAAGACGGTGTCGAGGTCGACGGACTCGAACGACGCTCCCTGGGTATCGATTCGGGAGTACTCGAGCAAGCCATCGATCATCGCTCGCATCCGCTCGGCCCCATCGACCGCGTAGCCGATGAACTCCTCGGCCTCTTCGTCGAGCGCCGTCGCGTACCGGTTTTCGATCAGTTGGAGGTAGCTCGTGACCATCCGCAGCGGTTCCTGGAGGTCGTGGCTGGCAGCGTAGGCGAACTGTTCTAAGCGCTCGTTCGAAGCCTCGAGTTCGTCGACGAGTTCGTTGAGACGACGCTCGTACTGTTGGCGTTCGATGCCAGTCGCAAGCACTGTTGCAGCGCTTACGACGAACTCGATGTCATGAGTTGCAAACTCGCGTTCACGCTCGTCGTACAGAGCCAGTACGCCCCATGGGTTGTCGTTCGGCCCAATCGTGACACCCATGGCGCTTTCGATGTTGCTGTCGGCGAGCACCGATGAGTACGCAGCTCTGTCGTCGGCTTCGAAGGATTCGACAACGACTGGGTCGTCCGACTGAAGCGTCCGCTCCGCCAACAGTGCAGGTTCAGTGCGAGAAATGCCCGTCGTCATTTCGTTCTCGAGCAGTGCAGGATCACAGCCAACGTCCGCACGGACAGTCAACGCGGAGTCATCCTCGGCTGGCGTCGTTGGCTCCACTTCGAACACGAGACAGCAGTCGATACCGAGTGCTGTCCCAACTATCTGGATCGCACTCTCGAGTAAGTCATCTGCGTCGGTGCTTTCGAGCGCCTGCTGGCCGAGGTAGTTGACGGCCTCGAGTTGAGTTACTTTCTCACGCAGCGCCCGTTCGGCGTCTTTCCGGGGTGAAATATCGCGAAAGAGACCGACGAAGTATCGATTCCCTTCGTACGTAAAGTCATTTAGGGACACGCCCAGTGGCACTTCGTGGCCTGCCTCGTGTTGGCCGGGAAGTTCAACATACGTCCAATCAAGATTTCGCTCGCCTGTTTGGAGGTACCGCTCGAGGGCGTCCAGATGGGGCTGTTGTAACCGAGGTGGGATGATCGTGACCTTGCTCGAGCCGACCAGTTCGTCGGGTGAGAAGCCAAGAATTCGTTCGACAGCAGGATTTGCGTACTGAATATTGCTGTCGGTATCGAGAACGATAATGCCATCTGGAAGCGCATCCGCCAGCGCCTCGAACGTTTTACCGTATGCGAGATCGGATGCGGATGTCGCTGCCGTTGATGTGTCCGATGGTTGCTCGATAATGCCGTCTATCACTGTTTTGCCGTTGTCGTCTGCAACGACGACATGAACGTCACAGGCGACCGGTGTGCCTGCAGCGGCTCGGACTGAAAGCGTCGTCGAGGCTGGATTCCCCTCGGCCCTCGTGAGCGCTATGAGTGCCTCGTCTTCGACAACAAGCCTCGAGAATGGGGTCTCGAGCAGATCGCTGTGATCGATGCCAACCAGCGCTGTGAATGCGTCGTTCGCGTCGATGATCGCTCCGTCGGTCGTCGTCCGAAAGCGGGCGATACCCGCCGCCGAAAGCAGGGACGCGTTCAGATCTGAATTCAAATTCGCCCCATGGGTCGACGGCGTGGACGACGAATCAGGGTCCATTGCATGGCCTTGGCCACTGCGTCGGATAAGGACTGCGACGTACTGGTAAACATCTCACTCCTCAACCATATGCGCTTACTGTGTGAACGGCGTACTCAGTCACGGTATCCGGACTATACTGATTCGTATATCAATCCCAAAATGATTGTGTTCGGGCGTATTCGCGCTCTTTCGAGAGAATATCTCGGTAGAACTCATCTTCGTTCTCCCGAAGCTTGTTGATGATCTGGGCGGCATTGTGCGGGCCGACTCCGCGGGCAGCCATCGCGATGACAGCTTGCTTGCCGTGGCTCTGGACCAGACTCGCTCCCCGATACGCACGCTCGGTCATCGCCGCTTGCTCGTCGTCCTTTTTGGCAGCGCGAACCGCCTGGACGACCTCCTCAGCCCATGGATTCAACGAGGCGATCCGCGTCGATCCACACTCGGGGCACTCTGGCTGATCGGCCACCCGCTTGACTTTCGTTTTTACCTTCCACTCCTGGCAGTGCGTACACAACAAGATAACACGGTCGTCTTGCAATCGCTCGCGAACCGTCTGAATTACGCTCGAGTCCGCGTTTTCGGGTGCGAGCAGTTCCTTCCCGCCCGAGGAGCGCCCGCCCTGGCCGACTGGTGTGCGACCGCGGTGAGTCACGAGGTCGATCTCGTCGGACTGAATGCCCTCGAGCACCGCACTCGCACGGTCGATATCCAGATCCTCATGGAACACCTCACGAACGGATTCCGCGTACATCGGCGTGTCCTCGAGAGCGGCAAGCAGGCGTTCGTTCGAGATTCGGCCCGATCCAGAACTTTGCCAGCGTTTGAGCGCGCCGAACTTCGCCGAGACCTGTGCGAGCCGAAACGCGAGCGCATCCGAGTTCTTGAGGCCGAGTTTGACAATCGCCTCGACGTGATCAGGATCGGTCTCTTCGAGCACCTCGAGTATGTCGCTGGTTGCAATCGAACTTGGCACCTCGAGTTCGATTCGGTAAGGGTCGGTCTCGAGTCCGACTGAAGACCCTGCCCGCTGGCCAAGCAGTGCGGAGAGCGTTCGCCCAAGCGTCTCGTTGGCCATGTGGCCGAGACAGGCGTTGATGACGACCGTTCGGCCCCGGCGCTCGAGGACGATCCGGTCGGCCGTCGGCATCGGGGACTCGCCGTCGATCTGGCGCTCGAGTTGTTCGCAAGCCTCGGTCAGTGTATACTCGTCGGCCGGATAGCGACCGGCGAATTCGCGTCCAACGCTGGCTGCATCCGCGCCCGCCTCAAACTGCGGTTCTGCAACAGCACGGATTTCGCCGACCTCACCTGCGACAGCGGCGGGAACGGGAATCTCCTGGCCGATCCAGGATGGCACCTCGCCTGCTGGGTCTTCGATAGGGCTGACCTTTACGCGTCCCTCCTCGTCGTCGATTTCCGCAATCCGCCACATCTCGCCGCGCTGGATGAACACCTCGCCGGGCTGGGCGAAGTTGACGACGAATCGCTCGTCTAAGGTCCCGATCTGGCCGCCCGAGGCGATGTCGTGGACGTCGTAGGTCTCCTCGTCGGGAATCATCGAGAGATTCGCGTAGACGTACTGCCAGGTGCCACCGGAGGTCTCGATGCGATTTTCGCCCTCGTCGTGCCACAGAATCCGGTTGCGACTCAGTTCGGAGACGACCTCGCGGAACGTCTCCTCGGTGAGGTCGCGAAACGGATACGCGCGAGTGATCGTGGCGTAGGCGTCCTGTATGTGTCTCGAGCCGCGGCTCTTGACGATGCCGGGGATCTGGTTTGCGACTACGTCCAGACTCCCCTCGTGAATCGCCGCGGGTTCGACCTCGCCTGCGCGGGCGCGGCGAGCAATCGCCAGCGCCTCGAAGGTGTCGTCCGGTCTGGTCGTGACGATCGTCCCGCTCGAGACCTCGTCGCGGCTGTGGCCGGCGCGTCCGATCCGCTGGAGCAAGCGCGTGACCTGTCGTGGACTCTTGTACTGGATCACGTGATCGACGCGGCCAACGTCGATGCCCAGTTCCATCGAGGAGGTACAGAGTAACCCGTCCAGTTGACCGGCCTTAAAACGATCCTCGACGTCTATTCGGGCCTCTTTCGAGAGCGAACCGTGATGAACACCGATCGGTAACTCGAGTTCGGTAAACCTCGAGCCGAGTGCCTCGGCTGTCTGGCGGGTGTTCACGAAGATCAGCGTTGATTCGTGCTTGTCGACGAGATCACGAATCACGCGAACGTGACTCGCGGTGTCGGGTTCGGTCATCAGTTTCCCGGCGAGTGTCTCGTCCTCGTCGGTGATCTCTGGCTTGTGGACGGTCACGTCGACGTTACTCCCGACGTCGATTTCTCGCACTTCGCAGGGCCGGCCACCCGAGAGGAATTGACCGACCTCACCGGGGTCACCGACCGTCGCCGAGAGACCGATGCGCTGGAACTCACCCGCCAGATCGTGCAGTCGCTCGAGACCGATGGCCAACTGCGCGCCGCGTTTTGAGGCGGCGAGTTCGTGGACTTCGTCGATCACGACGTGAGAGATGTCGGCCAGCCCCTTGCGCAGGCGCTCTCCCGTCAACATCGCCTGCAGTGTCTCTGGCGTCGTCACAAGCACGTCTGGTGGGTCCGTGGCCTGCTTACTGCGCTGGTAATCCGTGGTATCACCGTGGCGAACGTCGACCTCGAGATCTAAGTACTCGCCCCACCACTCGAGGCGTTCGCGCATGTCGCGGTTGAGCGCCCGCAGCGGTGTGATGTACAGGGCACCGAACCCCTCGGGTGGGCCAACGTCGGAGGAGACCGCCGACGGGGATCGCGTCGCTGCGCTCCGCTCGCCCGCCTCGGCGTCGTCGGTTGTC
The Natronolimnobius sp. AArcel1 genome window above contains:
- a CDS encoding DMT family transporter — encoded protein: MSRTDLETTPYAALVFAVLAASTSAILVRWSHAPSSVAALYRVVFTIALIAPIAFFRYRDAFGQLSRRDFGFAAIAGVALAIHFAAWFESLNYTSVAASVTLVQTQPLFVALGAALVLNERVSRTAVFGIVVAIVGAGAMSFGDAGQAPLADATFYGNALALLGAITVAGYVLAGRSIRQRVSLVPYVTVVYTACAATLFVLVGVQGHDYVAYPAHEWLLFLAMAIGPGVFGHTVINWVLKHLESVVVSVAWLGEPVGATILALVLLEEIPDAVTVVGGLVVLAGIYITTIERERRTSATAQ
- the msrA gene encoding peptide-methionine (S)-S-oxide reductase MsrA, yielding MEHATFGGGCFWCVEAAFKELEGVNTVTSGYAGGHVENPTYEAVCAESTGHAEVVQIEYDPAEITYPDLLEVFFTIHDPTTKDREGPDVGSQYRSAIYTHDRDQLETATQFVDALENDGLYEGIVTEIEPLERFYEAEAYHQDYFEKNPNDAYCTMHAAPKVEKVREQFSENAPTST
- a CDS encoding ATP-binding protein, which produces MDPDSSSTPSTHGANLNSDLNASLLSAAGIARFRTTTDGAIIDANDAFTALVGIDHSDLLETPFSRLVVEDEALIALTRAEGNPASTTLSVRAAAGTPVACDVHVVVADDNGKTVIDGIIEQPSDTSTAATSASDLAYGKTFEALADALPDGIIVLDTDSNIQYANPAVERILGFSPDELVGSSKVTIIPPRLQQPHLDALERYLQTGERNLDWTYVELPGQHEAGHEVPLGVSLNDFTYEGNRYFVGLFRDISPRKDAERALREKVTQLEAVNYLGQQALESTDADDLLESAIQIVGTALGIDCCLVFEVEPTTPAEDDSALTVRADVGCDPALLENEMTTGISRTEPALLAERTLQSDDPVVVESFEADDRAAYSSVLADSNIESAMGVTIGPNDNPWGVLALYDEREREFATHDIEFVVSAATVLATGIERQQYERRLNELVDELEASNERLEQFAYAASHDLQEPLRMVTSYLQLIENRYATALDEEAEEFIGYAVDGAERMRAMIDGLLEYSRIDTQGASFESVDLDTVFDDVMMDLQMKIEDSSAEITAESLPTVYGDASQLRQLFQNLLSNAIEYSGEGPPEIAVSATRDGQSWTVSVVDNGIGIDPAETDRVFQVFQRLHSREEYDGTGIGLALCRRIVERHDGRIWIESAPGDGTTVSFTLPAATAIDEDV
- a CDS encoding response regulator, with product MSSYTVLLVEDSDFLTTHVSDTLQTVHGFDVETVATAPEARSALEETGYDCLISSYELLEESGLDLAASINGDATPGMPDIPFILFTGNPLEPLVEDALEAGVTAFVSKSNHATGEMNVFANRIRLAIEAHR
- a CDS encoding protein sorting system archaetidylserine decarboxylase, yielding MNIAPGGWKYALLPLVAAPFALVISATAAVLSLAVGLGVLAFFRDPDRRAPPTGVVSPADGKVSVLRKEGDRVRLGVFMNVWHVHVIRAPFGGHVTDVEHVSGAHKPAFSKESDRNERVHVSLEIDSDQLPTTDEPSNATVTLIAGAFARRIFPYTEPGDDLERGDRLGHIAFGSRVDLLFPPTVDIDDIAVAPGESVTAGETVVLESDGEFDSFVFDTDLESAADEESDDLDNPGSSANSS
- a CDS encoding dihydrodipicolinate synthase family protein, with amino-acid sequence MPTTGPTHDVSIRGVLPPTITAYTADEELDLEATAAHARFVVDRGVHGVFPLGTNGEFPMLKPDERAAVIGAVVDEVGDEVPVIAGVSAPSTRNTVSYALDAEASGADAVVVGIPYYYPIDSAAIVEHYEEVTDAVDIPVYIYHFPARMGNKLELETLDRIAAIDGIVGVKDSSGDVAWLGQAIDQNPDLTYLAGLDSLLFAELEIGCTGLVSAVSNIFPELTVDLYESYVEGEEAHARELQSTVFDIWKAVDRGPYLGGVKSALDLHPEVEFDPGPMRRPLQRMSDREEVQLERTLRTLDLI
- a CDS encoding 2,5-diamino-6-(ribosylamino)-4(3H)-pyrimidinone 5'-phosphate reductase; the protein is MHVVVNAAMSADGKLSSRRREQIAISGESDFERVDRLRADSDAVVVGVGTVLADDPRLTVKDETLRERRVERGDPENPARVVIDSKARTPADAEIVNDDAETYVCVSEAAPVGRRMDLADRAELVTAGDDRVDLLRAFAALQAAGLERIMVEGGGELIFSLFENGLVDELRVFVGPKIIGGREAPTLADGDGFVADFPTLELETLERLDDGALLVWNA
- a CDS encoding SRPBCC family protein yields the protein MAVYERQTRVRAPLEDVWEFHSNVSGLETLTPDWLGLRVESVVGPDGEPDPAVLEAGSTISLSLQPFGVGLRQHWTSVIRVRERTNGTAYFRDTMADGPFKTWIHTHVFYADGDETILRDHVEYELLGPLDGVTAPFSMLGFEAMFRNRHQQTKAVLE